The Tenrec ecaudatus isolate mTenEca1 chromosome 11, mTenEca1.hap1, whole genome shotgun sequence region ATCGAGTGGGTAGAAAGAATAAATAGTAGTAGAAGTGGCCAtttttaggggccattgagtccgCTCCAGTTCGTGGCGACCTTATGTGTAAAAGAACAAAATGCCCCTGCCCCTCTGCCCCCTTCATGACCACTGgtaggtctgaggccactgttgTGACATTGTGCCAATCCATGCCTTGGAGGTTTCCCTGTCCTCACGGGCCTTCGCTTTCCAAACAAAGTGTCCTCCAGTGTTGGTCCCTCGTGATGATGTGATGGAAATAAGTGAATTCAAAGCTcatcatctagttcagaagcaacaaagcccacatggaagaaacacaccagcctgtgtgaccacgagctgtcgaaggggtcaggtatcaggcatcaaagaacaaagaatcatatcattgtgaatgagggggagtggggactggagactcaaagcccattggcagccaaccggacagccccttgctgaagggttgtggggaggagtcagtcagggtgcagggtagcaacaatgaaacttataacgttcctctagttcttaaatacttcctcgccccctccgcccccccccccactatatgatcccaattctacattacaagacccgaggctgtacattggtacagatagcaactggaaacacagagaatccaggacagatgactccttcaggaccagtggtgagagtggcaatgcctggagtgtGAAGAgagtgtggggtagaaagggggaactgattacaagaatctatgtatagcctcctccctgggggggtggacagcagagaagagggcgggggaagacgtcagacagtgtaacatatgacaaaataaaaattatgaattatgaagtgttcatgaggtaggggtgagtggggagggaggggggaaatgagcagctgatattaaaggatcaagtagaaggcaaatgttttgagaatgctgatggcaacaaatgtacagatgttcctgacccaatggatggattgtgataagaattgtatgaggccccaataaaattattaagaagAAAATTATTAAGAAGAAAAACTCAGACCATGTTCTGTTACCTACTCTGGAAACCTTCCGCTGCTGCTTTCCAGAGTAGATCTCCAGACGTTCCCTCCAGTGCCCCGTGGTGCTGtcagtaagcactggactgccaaccacagcgTCAGGGGTcccaaacccccagcagctccaaggaagaaaggtgaGCTCTcaggaagatgtacagtctccaCCAAAACCctccatagggttgctaagaTTGGGGATAGACTCggtgtcagtgggtttggtttttataggGTTTATATTGGCAGCTTTTTAGAAGTAGATAGccaagcttttctttctagtctgtctcagtTCAGAAGCTCCATCGAAATTGGTCCACAGTGGGCGACCCTCCTGGTGTTTGCAATACTAGGAGCGGAGcgtcaagcaaacagcaacatgcATGCCATCACAACACATCAAACTGAATGGTAACAGATCATTTTATCCGAAATAATGCGAGTGTTATGGGCATGACGGCGATTTGAGAAAAGCTTGCTCTAATTTTACATGCATGGGGAGGTCAGGAATGGGAGTTTGCCCTAGGGATGCACTCAGTGGCTCAATATCCTTGAGAGATGAGCGCTCTATGGAAGAGACCAGGATGGGGAGTGAAGAGATCAAGGTAGAGCTATATTTCTCTCGAGTGAGTAGTTTATCTTCCTAGTGTTAGATTCCCCATCTCTGAATGAGGAGTTTGAGTGAGTTAAgattatgtgctttatacatacaTTATCTATAGCAGTTGAATCGTGGAACATAACTCAGTAGTATAAAAGGATATGGTCTTTGgctgggtcctctagagaaacaaaaccagtgacgttTCACGTTATGAAGTGGGGAAGTTCAAGTCTGGGCGAGTTCCAAGTtggtgggtcagatgttaggcagaaggcttctcctgactctcaGAGCCACAGGGGCCGATGCACCCAAGATTGGCAAGAAGACAACAGGCTTGTAGCTGCAGAGGCAAATAAATGATTCCAACTGCCAGCAGGTCATTGGCTCAATTCCAAAGAAATGGAGATTGAGGAGTCGGATATAGGATCCAGGCCCAGCAAAGAAAGCAGATTTTTCCTACAGTATCCACTTAGGTGAAGGATATAGGATCCAGGCCCAGCAAAGAAAGCAGATTTTTCCTACAGTATCCACTTAGGtgaaagcaggccacacccccaaagaaacTCCCTTTCAGTAGATGgcctgctcatagcagatctgaTTCTGGAGGTGATTAGAGTGTTAGAGCTCATCATGGGATATCGCTTGGTCTTGATATTGAACtattgagaatcctggtccaaGCAAGTTAACACGAAACCTTAGTTACCCTGGGACCATAAATACTTACTTAATCTTGCTCTGCAAGATAATATTACAAACagcattgctattgagttgattgtccattctgactcaaagacTATAAAGGTACAGGACAAAACTGCCACTTCGTGTTTCCAAGGCtctgaatctttacagaaaccgACAGCTAcatatttcttccatggagctggtgATGAGTTTGAATTGCTGAACACCTGACTAATGTGTCACGAAGGTTCCTTTTTGCTACATAATTACAGGAAGAATGACACCCCCATTGTGGAGTCTGAGTAGGAGAATCGACTGAGTAATAACTGGATTTTGCTGCTTGCTTTGTTTCCAGTGATACATGAACACACAAAGGGTAGTATGCATATATGCATCAGGGCAAAACCTATATTCCTAGAGAGAGTTCTCTAGTACGGTCCACATATAGAAGTGGGTGGACAGCTACCAAATAAATCCTCCTCTGATAATAAAACCAACCAAAAGCAACCCTACTGCAGTTGTGCCAATTCCCGCTCGTGGCAAACCCCTTTGTTACAGCACACAACTTCTCATtgagttttcttggctgcaatctttctttcttttttttgaacagttttattggcacttcatccacatgtcatacaattcaataattcaatcacatcaagaagagttgtacaatcatcaccacaatcagttctggaaccttttcttcttccttacaCTGTTACTCATTttcttaattgtggcaaaaaatatacacaagaaaacattctcccATTGAACAGCTTCTACGTGTATAATTCAGCAGCCCTGGTTATGCACTTCATGTCGTACAACCATTACTGAGGCTTTTCCAACTCATCCCACCACCATTAATGTCAACTCAGTGCCGCGAGGACGGCTCCTCCCGCCCTGGGAACCATTGGTCAGGTGGTTTCTTTCCCTTCTTTCAAGTAGTTGTCTTGATATCGGATTCCCACACCGTACACGTGCATGGTTAGATCGCGTTTAAAAGGGCTGTATGTACATCCTCGCTATCCGTGatcacaacccccacccccaccctccaacgCCCAGTAAATCATTACATCAGTTATCGCTGCTGTGCGTTGCTCCTTCGGGTCTTCACAGAAATAGTAACAATTAAAACAGCAAGGAGaacataataatataaaaatacagaGTGAGAAAGGAAAGTCCGCCATCGATATGTCAAGAGCAGGAGAAGAAATCGCGAcggtggaacaagcaagaaatacttgggcGTAGAGCCAATTCGGGTTGGGTCGCGAAGGAGGGCTGCAGGGTCTGTGGAAGTAGACGGCAGGACCTTTCTTCTGCGATGTCCTGGGCTCCCACGCCGGCCTTGTAGGCTAGTGACTGAGCGCAGACAAGGCCTGTCAGTCCCCAGTGGCGGGGGTACTCGGGGCGGCTGGACCCCGCAGCCTCCCCGCAGCCTTGTAAGTTTGGTTAACACGCTGTGGTCTCATTACAGGCCAGGAGTCTGGAGCGATGGGTGACTGGAGCTTCCTGGGAAGGCTGCTAGAGAACGCACAAGAGCATTCCACCGTGGTGGGCAAGGTGTGGCTGACGGTGCTGTTCATCTTCCGGATCCTGGTGCTGGGAGCCGCCGCCGAGGAGGTGTGGGGCGATGAGCAGTCGGACTTCACGTGCAACACGCAGCAGCCCGGCTGCGAGAACGTCTGCTACGACCAGGCCTTCCCCATCTCCCACATTCGCTTCTGGGTGCTGCAGATCATCTTCGTCTCCACGCCCACGCTCATCTACCTGGGCCACGTGCTGCACATCGTGCGCAGGGAGGAGAAGCGGCAGCGAGGGGCGGAGCTGCTGGCCAGGACAGGGAAGAGACAGAAGCTGCCCGTCCGGGATGACCGCGGCAGGGTCCGGATAGCGGGCGCTCTGCTCCGCACCTACGTCTTCAACATCGTCTTCAAGACGCTCTTCGAGGTGGGCTTCATCGTGGGGCAGTACTTCCTCTATGGTTTCCAGCTGAAACCCCTCTACCGCTGTGACCGGTGGCCCTGTCCCAACACGGTCGACTGCTTCATCTCCAGACCCACCGAGAAGACCATCTTCATCATCTTCATGCTGGTGGTGGCCTGTGTGTCCCTCTTACTCAACATGCTGGAGATCTACCACCTGGGCTGGAAGAAGCTCAAACAAGGCATGACCAACTGTTATAGCCCGCATGCCGCCGAAGCCAGTCTGGTGGCCGCAAAGCCAGGCAGGCTCAatcccctccacctcccctcccAGTCCACCCCACCCGCCGCCCCACTGGGATTTCCCCCTTATTACACTCACTCTGCCTCATCCCTGGGACAGACGGTGGCCACAGGATACCCCGGGGCGCCTCCACCACCAACGGATTTCAGAATGGTACCCCTAGCGGAGGAGCGGGGCAAGGGCCATGCTGCCGGGTACTACAACAGATGCCACCACCTGCTGATGACAGAACAGAACTGGGCCAACCAGGAGGCCGAGCAGCAGGCTTCTGGGAGGAAGCCCTGTCCCCCAGTCCCCACCCCTGCGGCCCCCTCTCTTCCAAGCAGCTCTCCCCAGCCCTCGCTGGAGAGCAGGGCTCGGAGTGGAGTGCCTCTCCTGCTGTTGAACGGGAGCGCCAGCAGTCTGAGGGGGAGCAAGCTGGAAGTGTGTCCCGAGGAGGAGGCGCAGGCAGGGGCCACCAGCGTGGACATGCACAGCCCACCCCTGCTCCTTGGAGACCCAGGCCGGGCCAGCAAGACCAGTCGTGCCAGCAGCGGGAGGGCCAGGGCGGATGACTTAGCCATCTAGCACGTCCCCTCTGAAAACAACTTCCTCCTCATCCCTGTTTTAGAAACCTTAACCCACTGTGCAGTTCAAAGTGCCAGTAGAGAGAGGCCGGCGGTGAGGGAGCCGATGGATCGCAGGAGACTAGGttccctggtttgggtgtgtgcggTTCCTAACCCTGTGCATTTATAGGGGCAAtagctgagtttctgagaccgggaGGTGGGCGCAAAGCAGGATTCTGGGAGGGGCTCCTAAAGCTACTCACGGGCTACCCAAGCAGCAGAAAGCTAGGCCCAGTGTTCGCCAGCTCTGGGTGCCCACAACGCTGTGGGCAACGCTCTGGCCGTTGAAACAGCAGGTGTCCACGCTCATGTCAGCCTCGGGCCATTCGTTTCGCTGTTCCTAAGCTGTCCAGAGCTCTGGGCACCCGAAAGTCCACAGATGCACTTAGCTCTATCTCTACTGATACTTTTAACTCAGAGTTGAGTTTCACTTGGGACAGTTGCCAAACCGAACTAAAAAAAGATTTAGGCCAAGCCAATGTGGTGCTTCAAGCCCCTGGTGTCATCTGAGTCTGAAATCGCATGTGGAGGCCAGGACATCAAGCCGCACATTTCATGACGAGTGACGATGAGCAGGCGCCCTCCAGAGGCCAGCGTCTCCGGCGGCGAGAGTAGGTGGGACTCCTGCTCCTCTGGCGATAGCCTTCAACAGCTGAGGAAATGGAGATAAACGTGGGCAGTGAATTCCAGGTTCCCCCGAATACATGTCAGTCCTGGCCTCCGTGTCTGTGGTTCCACTCCCACGTGGGACTAGGTGGTCTTGTTACGTTAAGGAGGCAGGATTTGTGCCGGTGTGTCACGAGTTACCTCTCAGGATAAACGCGTGAGCGGATGGCGCAGGCAGAAACAGGGGAAGGGAAATGGAAATGCCAGGCCAGGTGAAGACCATCCGGAAGCCCAGGAGACAAGGACCTACCTGCTGAGCAGCCTGAATTTGGACATCCTGTTCTAAAGAGTGAAAAATTAAAAGTTTTCTGCTTATTTAAGCCATCCACTCGTGATATTTCTGTGATAGTAGCACCAGTTGACCAAGATAGAATTTGGTACCAGAAGAATGAGGGGCTACTTTAACAGATATATAAGTGGAAGGGGTTGGGGGGATGAGTGATGGGTGGAGAGTGTTGAGgtgcctgctaataaatgccTTGATTGCCCCAAAGAGATGGTCGGTGGAATTATGGATGTGACAGGAGATGCTGGCGAGGGTTCCTCTGCACTCTAGAGCAGGgaccctcaaactttttaaacaggggatcagttcactgtccctcagacccattggagggccggactctagtttttaaataaactatgaacaaattcctatgcacactgcacatatcttattttgatgtaaaaaaccaaacggggcaaaaacacccagcgggccggataaatgtcctcggcgggccgtagtttgaggacacctgctctaGAGCATGTCTCTGTCATCTTAGAACATGCCCCTGGGGCCAGTGACAAACTGCTCATAGCAACGTCCCCAGTAAATGTGCTTCTGGTAAAGCTTTCAAAGGATAGGGCCACCACATGATTAGCCAGTGACCGGCAGGTGGTTCTCTTTATGTCACGACAAAGGACTTCTCTGAAGTGTGTTCACGTGTTTGCTTCTAGCTGATGAACCTGGCGAGGTGACGGGTGAGATTTCTAAGCCAGGTCTTTAAAGGCCACCCAGTGTCTCCTTTCAGCTCTCAGTGAAAGGCAGGTGAAAGAGGCACACTGGAAAATGGACGGTGAGAAAACGAACAGGGAACGTGGgagcattctgttgtgcaaagcaAGGACCGGTGCTCTGGAGTGCTCAGCAAGGATGTGGTCACACATCTCTCGTGAGAGAGATTAAGCTTGTGACTTACGGCTCTGACCACCAGCACCATGGCAGAAACCACCTCAGCGTAGGCTGACGGgatagagaaagagaggaaggaagagaggaaagaagaaaggaaggaggagggaggaaagaaggaagggaggaaggaaggaaggaaggaaggaaggaaggaaggaaggaaggaaggaaggaaggaagaacacCGTCCTGCCTCGTGGAATTCTACAGGCAGGAAACAGCCAAAGAAATGATGCCTGTTTTCCTCCCAGCAAAGACAAGGGCCATCCTCTCAGAGCAGCTTGGAGATCGCGAGAACTGTTGAGAGCATCACGGGAAGCAGAGCTTTCTCTGTCTCAAAGGGTGGGGGCCACAGGCCCCCCGATCTCAATGGGTGACCCACAACCTCTTATGGTCCCAAGAGTCACATCTTTGGCCACTAGTTGGGGAGTGCCAGGCGGCTTTTAAGGTGTGCTAGGGAAGAGGATCACCACCTGCCGTGGAGGAAGCAGGGCTCCCGGGCCCAAAGTGGTGGGGTCACCACCCAGATGGATCAGGAAAATGGGGCTGCCTAAAGCAGTGAAACAGAGTGCCCATTCCAGAGGCCTAGGAAGGCCAGAGCTGAAGCCCAGGGCTGAGGGGCTTCTACCCAGGATCCAAAGGGCATGACCCACACCGACAGGGGAGGGCTGGGTCAATGCCCCGGTGGTTTAGAAGAATATAAGCTTGTGTTGAAGTGTTGAGAGTCTGTGTCATCTGTTCTGTGAATCCTTATTTCTCCCCCAAGTTCTCCCACCTGTGATGTAAATGCCTGTCCTCTGTGTGCCTCTCCACCAGTCCTTTGGAAAACAGATGGCTTGTATTCTAGATTTCACAGGTTCACGGAAAAGGAGTCCCAGGATGAAACACAAGTTAGATTTCGATGATTCAGAAGATGAGATTTTGGAGTTGGAGTTGATTCAAGAGTTGGGGTATGATGGGATGAGGTAACTGCATTTTCCCTGTGGCAAGAACATGAACTTCAGGGGAGAAAGCAAAGTGTAGAATGTTATGGATTCAATTATGTCCGAGGTCCCCGCCACCCCGCCCTCCGCCAATGTGTGGTAAATCCTAACCTCGTACATACGGTGATAACCTCGTTTGGGAATGGGTCGCTTTACTCATGCTAGTGGGCTGGATTCCTGTAGGGCAGCGTTTCCCAGAGTGACCCCAACCCCAGGGGCTGCTGGAACGATCCAGGGGGCTGCACAAGCCCATACttaactgccactgagtcagtgctgactctgcgacccccagtgggtttctgagacggtaactattgacgggagtagaaagcccagtctttctccttcagcgatgctggtggtttcaaactgccgaccagggggatcacagcccagcgcatagcaaccacaccaccaggggtcccagCAACAGCCCCTCgccacactttatcctggattgtgggctatTGTGCAAAAGTTTTTCATGGAAGCAAGGTGGCGGGGGAGGGTGGCTGAATAATTTTTCTTAAGGGGCAGTAGTCCAAATAAGTTGAGGGACCTGTGGGGTAGGTtatatcttgagtcaatctcttgcaagaaatcaaagaaggaaagtaaacaagctgagaTGGGGGAAGAGAGGTGCCAGAGCACATGAAGGGTCACAAGCAAAGACCTTGCCCTGgagcagtgggtctccaccttcccaTGCCGCCTCCCtttcttacagttcctcatgtggtggtgaccccccaaccataacattattttcattgctatttcatcactgtcattttgctactgtgatgaatctggcggcccccatgaaagggtcattcaacccccaaagaggtcacgacccacaggttgagaaccgctgctctagagccaCGTGAGGGCGAGAGCCTTCCCTGAGAAGAAAGAGTTCTATGCGGTGGAGCCTCCTTCTGTTCGCAGCACGAGAGAACCAAGAGGGGCAGGTTTGCCTTCGACGCTCGTTTTGAAAATGGCATTTGCAGCTTTGAGCTGAACTGGACAAGCCTGCCTACTTTTTCCTACTTCCTGTACTTCAGGAAAACCCAAAGACAATTAGTACTGCTGAGAATGGATATTCACCAAATGAATGCTACGTTGCCCCGATTATTGACTGGGAGAGATTGGAACTTTTATATTTCAGATAAAGACTCTTCAACTTTGAACGTCAGCTGATTACTATAAGGATGTACTGTGTATAAGAGTGTCTAGAAACAGGAAAGCAATGAAGTGCATACCAAAGACTTGAAGTGGTGACGTTTTGGAGTGAGCGTTTAAGAGTTAACTACTGTTAGGAGAAGAAATTATTTATTCAGACAAGTCAATGACCtgagctcctttttttttttacaaaataaaatatttaagattCTTAACCAGTCTCTGTGGGCAGcctgtttgcttttaaaatactgGCATTTTCCTTCCTGTTCAGGGGCACATGCTGAGCTAGGAGGTAGAGCCCATTTTCCCTCCTCGCCCAGAGGCTATTGACGTGCGTGGGTGACTGGAGGATGGCCGAAGCTTCTGGACTGCATAGCTGTCCCCGGTCTGTTTACACATCGATGGACGATGATACAGTTGTGCCTGATCGGAGTCACACTCACCTCGGACTCCCAACAACTCCAGAGAGGGATTCCAACTCTTAGAGGCTGTTGGCAGTGGATCCCAACTCCTAGAGACTGTTGGCAGAGTGGATTCCAGCTCCTAGAGACTGTTggcagagtggattccaactcctagagacTGTTggcagtggattccaactcctagaaaCTGTTGGAAGAGTGGATTTCAACTCCTAGAGACTGTTggcagagtggattccaactcctagagaccgttggcagagtggattccaactcttagagATCATTggcagagtggattccaactcctagagaccgttggcagagtggattccaactcctagagacTGTTggcagagtggattccaactcttagagACCGTTggcagagtggattccaactcttagagACCGTTggcagagtggattccaactcttagagACTGTTggcagagtggattccaactcctagagactgctggcagagtggattccaactcctagagacTGTTGGCAGAGTGGATTCCCACTCCTAGAGACCGCTggcagagtggattccaactcctagagaccgctggcagagtggattccaactcctagaaaCTGTTGGAAGAGTGGATTTCAACTCCTAGAGACTGTTggcagagtggattccaactcctagagaccgttggcagagtggattccaactcttagagATCATTggcagagtggattccaactcctagagaccgttggcagagtggattccaactcctagagacTGTTggcagagtggattccaactcttagagACCGTTggcagagtggattccaactcttagagACCGTTggcagagtggattccaactcctagagacTGTTGGCAGAGTGGATTCCCACTCCTAGAGACCGCTggcagagtggattccaactcctagagaccgctggcagagtggattccaactcctagaaaCTGTTGGAAGAGTGGATTTCAACTCCTAGAGACTGTTggcagagtggattccaactcctagagaccgttggcagagtggattccaactcttagagATCATTggcagagtggattccaactcctagagaccgttggcagagtggattccaactcctagagacTGTTggcagagtggattccaactcttagagACCGTTggcagagtggattccaactcttagagACCGTTggcagagtggattccaactcttagagACTGTTGGCAGAGTGGATTCCCACTC contains the following coding sequences:
- the GJA3 gene encoding gap junction alpha-3 protein, giving the protein MGDWSFLGRLLENAQEHSTVVGKVWLTVLFIFRILVLGAAAEEVWGDEQSDFTCNTQQPGCENVCYDQAFPISHIRFWVLQIIFVSTPTLIYLGHVLHIVRREEKRQRGAELLARTGKRQKLPVRDDRGRVRIAGALLRTYVFNIVFKTLFEVGFIVGQYFLYGFQLKPLYRCDRWPCPNTVDCFISRPTEKTIFIIFMLVVACVSLLLNMLEIYHLGWKKLKQGMTNCYSPHAAEASLVAAKPGRLNPLHLPSQSTPPAAPLGFPPYYTHSASSLGQTVATGYPGAPPPPTDFRMVPLAEERGKGHAAGYYNRCHHLLMTEQNWANQEAEQQASGRKPCPPVPTPAAPSLPSSSPQPSLESRARSGVPLLLLNGSASSLRGSKLEVCPEEEAQAGATSVDMHSPPLLLGDPGRASKTSRASSGRARADDLAI